A region of uncultured Draconibacterium sp. DNA encodes the following proteins:
- a CDS encoding MazG nucleotide pyrophosphohydrolase domain-containing protein, protein MPTLKNNPTLKNFQQYVSELETERGFASQTVIDKCLLLGEEVGELFKAVRKTEGLLIDSNSSFSEIGDELTDIFIYLCAIANRKGIDLEEAFRSKEEKNKQRTWKSI, encoded by the coding sequence ATGCCAACATTAAAGAATAATCCTACGCTGAAAAATTTTCAGCAATACGTTTCGGAACTCGAAACAGAAAGGGGCTTTGCCTCACAAACGGTTATCGACAAATGCCTTTTGCTGGGCGAAGAAGTAGGTGAACTGTTTAAAGCCGTTCGAAAAACCGAAGGTTTGCTAATCGACTCCAACTCTAGTTTTAGCGAAATAGGCGACGAACTAACAGATATTTTCATTTATCTCTGTGCCATTGCAAACCGGAAAGGAATTGATTTGGAAGAGGCTTTTCGTAGCAAAGAGGAAA